A segment of the Staphylococcus ratti genome:
TTTTGAATATGCATGGTAAACCTTTAACAAGACAAGGCATTTGGAAAATTATCAAGCAAACTGGTGAAAAAGCGGCGATTCAAAAGCGCCTAACGCCTCATACACTACGTCACTCATTTGCGACACATCTCCTTGAAAATGGCGCAGATTTACGGGCTGTCCAAGAAATGTTAGGACATTCTGATATTTCTACCACGCAATTGTATACGCATGTATCCAAAACGCAAATTAGAAAAATGTATCAAACATTTCACCCACGTGCTTAAAAACGTTAACTTAAATTATTTAAGCTAACGTTTTTTATTGTACTGTGCTTGGGCTCTCGCGGCAATCACTTCAGCACGATCACGTAATTTATGATGATGTAAAATAAAAGGCGCGGCGTTAATCGTTGTTGTTGGGCGATAATGTGGATAATATTTTAAAATTTCCTCCGTCATTTCGTCTGTCAATGGTAGCATAATTGGCGAAAATGGGATTTCGCTTTCTGCATCTAAAATCAACTGGCTGACTTCTTGTTGAAATAAGTGATATTGCAATCCTAGCTGACTGTATACTGTTGAATCAAAACGTTGTAGCGTTTTTAAAGCCTTTTTAAACGAACGATGTGCACCTTTAAAATTCCCTCTTCGATAGTGATAACATCCTGTAGCTACTAAAATCAACGATACGACGGGATCATGCTTAGAAAATTCATTTTGTGCCTTCCAAGCTTCTTCTAAAATATCATGGCATAAAAAATAGTGCTGTTCTTGATGAAATTGTACATAAAATTCAACCAATTGCTTATGCAAATGCATCACTCCAAAATTTATTGTTACTCATAAACATGCTATAATATTTTCGGATACAATGCATCCAACTTGCAATAAGAAATGAGGCAAAAACTCATGTATGAAGTAAAATTGGACGCTTTTAACGGACCATTAGACTTATTACTCCATTTAATCAAGGAATTCGAAATAGATATTTATGATATCCCTATGAAAGCTTTAACAAAACAATATATGCAATATATTCACGCTATGAACCAACTCGAAATCAATGTGGCTAGTGAGTATTTAGTTGTAGCTTCCGAACTTCTTATGATTAAAAGTCGTATGTTACTCCCAGATATTAATCAAATCGATGATACTGATGAAGATCCCCGAGAGGAACTTGTTGAAAAACTAATAGAATACCAAAATTTTAAGGCGTACGCTGAGTTATTAAATGATAAAAAAGAAGCACGGGCACGCCTCTATACAAAAACACCTTCTGATTTATCGCATTATGAAAAATCAGAACGTATGTCCGATGATACTACAATAGATTTGACCGAACTGATTGTCGCATATCAAAAGATGAAAACACGTGTAGCTTTGAAAAAACCGACACGTGTTCAAATAAAAAAAGAAACGTATACCATTCAACAATCGACTGCTCATATCCACCAAAAGTTACAACAGCAATCATCCATTACGTTTTTTGAATTATTTACTTTTAATGAAACAATAGAACACGTCGTCACACATTTTCTCGCGTTACTTGAAATGGCGAAAACAGGGATTATTCAAATCCAACAAACGGAAGCCTTTCATAACTTTGATATTACGAAAGGAGTCAATTATGACGTTAAATCCTAATGAAATCATGACTGCCATTTTACATACTGTAGGTGAAGATGGTATCGAACGCAACCAACTCAAAACAATTTTAGACGTCGACACGCCAACATTAGAAACGTTAATCGAGCAATTTGACATTGCAGGGTTGCACTTACAACAATTTGGTGACACACTTGTTTTAACTACAGTGGAAGAAGCAGAGCCTTATATCGAAGCACTGATCGTCAACAAAGGAACCACTAAATTATCACAAGCAGCAATGGAAGTTCTAGCAATTATTGCATATAATCAACCTATGACTCGAAATGACATTGAAATGATTCGTGGCATCAACTCTGATGGACCAGTTAAAACTTTAATTGCTAAAGGGTTAATCGAGCCCAAACAATATCCTGAAACTCGTGGCCAACAACTTTATACGACAGACTTATTCTTAAATGTCTTTGGCTTAGAAAATTTAGAAGGTTTACCTACAACGGACGAAGATGAAGAAGAAATTGAAAACTTCTTCAGCGAGCTCGTCAATCAGAAAGGAGCAACACAATGACACAACAATTAGAGCGATTGCAAAAACGCATCGCCAATAGTGGCTATACATCAAGACGAAAAGCAGAAACTTTAATTTTAGAAGGTAAAGTAACCGTCAATGGTAAGGTAGTCACTGAATTAGGAACAAAAGTAAGCCCTTCAGATGAAGTAAGTGTAGAAGGTATTCCTTTAGAACTAGAAGACAAACTTTACATTTTATTTTATAAACCTGCACAAGTGATTACAAGCGTCTCAGATGACCGTGGAAGAAGGGTTGTAACAGATTATTTTGATGATTTAGAAACACGCATTTATCCTGTCGGACGTTTAGATTATGATACTTCTGGCTTGTTACTATTAACAAATGATGGTGAATTCACCAATCTTATGACGCATCCAAGATACAAAATCCCTAAAACATATATTGCTAAAATTGAAGGCTATATTTTACGCGAACAGGTAAGAGCATTAGAAAATGGTATAGAGCTGGAAGATGGCCTTACACATCCTGCACAAGTTAAAGTAAAAAAACAAGATAAGGCAAAAAATACGTCATTAATTGAAATCACCATTCATGAAGGACGCAATAGACAAGTGCGACGTATGTTCGAACATTTCGGTTTTAAAGTCACTAAATTATCTCGCATTTCTTTTGGTCCTCTTGATTTGAAAGGACTTGGCGCCGGTGAAGGTCGTGTGTTATCGCCGCATGAAGTAAAAACGTTACGTCAACTTGCTAGTAAAGGTTCAACTAAATAAATCGCACAAAATTTGAAATACAGTAAATTAGAATATCAACATTATTGTTAGATTATCTATTTAAACATTTCATATGCTATACTATGCATATAAATGAATTGTCAGTAGTGTGGGAGGTAGGTCACAATGACTAACGAGATTTTAGTCGTGGATGATGAAGAACGTATTAGAAAACTATTAAAGATATATCTTGAACGAGAAGGCTATGACGTTGTAGAAGCTATAGATGGAGAAGAAGCGCTTCAGTTAGCTCAAACGCACGATTATGCATGTATTTTATTAGATTTAATGTTACCTAAACGAGATGGCATTGAAGTAGCAACAACATTACGCGAAACCAAAGAAACCCCTATCATTATGTTAACTGCAAAAGGTGAAGAAAATAACCGCGTTGAAGGCTTTGAATCTGGCGCTGATGATTACATTGTCAAGCCATTTTCACCAAGAGAAGTTGTGTTGCGAGTGAAGGCATTACTTCGCCGTACTCAAACTCATGCTACAGAACATAACGAGCCACACGCACGAGATATCATTTCTTTCAAACATCTCGTTATCGATAATGATGCGCATAAAGTTTTAGCAGACGAAACGCCAGTCAATTTAACACCTAAAGAATATGAACTCTTAATTTATCTTGCTAAAACACCAAATAAAGTGTTTGATCGCGAACAACTTTTAAAAGAAGTTTGGCACTACGAATTTTATGGCGATTTAAGAACTGTAGATACACACGTCAAGCGTTTGCGTGAAAAGCTTAACCGTGTATCAAGCGATGCTGCGCAAATGATTCAAACTGTATGGGGTGTTGGCTATAAATTCGAAGTCAACGAACAAAATGAAACGCCTAAATAGTGTCGTAATTAAACTGTGGTTAACTATTTTATTAATAGTAACGACAGTTTTAATTTTATTAAGTGCAGCGCTCATCACATTTATGCAATATTATTTCACGCAACAAACAGAAAACACTTTATTTGAAAATGCTAAAAGTATCAATCATGTATTAGAAGAAAGTAACGATAGGCAAAGCGCAATTCGTCTCAGTGATGCTATGTTAGAAAAAAACAAAGGTATGATAATTGTTCCGGATTTCGTAAATCACAAAGACAAAAATGCTATAAAAGAAAAAATGCTCGATGAAATTAAAGAAAATAGAGAATTTGATAAGGTACTGAACAATCAAGAATCTGTGCTTCAACATATTACAGTCAATGTTAATGGCATTGATCGCACTTTTGTACTGTTAGGTTATCCATCTAAATCATACAACGGTCAACCTTCTGCTGTTTTTATTTATCAAGATTTAAAAAGTATTGAAGATACAAATAATGTCATTACAATCATTACATTAATTACAGCACTCATATTTTTGGCAATAACGACTGTATTTGCTTTCTTCTTATCAACACGAATTACCAACCCATTGAGACAACTTAAAACGCAAGCAAGAGAAGTAGCACGGGGGAATTATGCTAAAAGAGTACCTGTACAAACAAAAGATGAAATTGGTTCACTTGCAATGACCTTCAATAAAATGAGTAGAAGTATTCAAACACATATAGATGCGATTACGACATCTAAAAACATACGTGATACACTTATCAATTCGATGGTGGAAGGGGTATTAGGAATGAACCACCGTCGTGAAATCATTTTATCTAATCAACTTGCGACAAATTTGCTACAAGAAATGCCAAAAGCACTTCAAGCTAAATATGACGCTCAAGTGAATCAAACTTTTAAAACGCAACGTACTGAATATCAAGAATACGAAATAAACAAACGTTTTTTTGTCATAATTATGAGTTATATTGAACGTATTCAACCTTCTGGAGAAAGCGGACTTGTCGTAGTAATGCGCGATATGACAAATGAGCACCATATGGATCAAGTAAAAAAAGATTTTATTGCCAGTGTGTCTCATGAATTGCGTACGCCAATTTCGTTATTACAAGGTTATACCGAGTCTATCGTAGATGGTGTGGTTACTGAACCAGAAGAAATTCAAGAATTTTTACTGATCGTTTTAGATGAGTCAAAACGCTTATCCCGTTTAGTCAATGAATTGTTAAATGTTGCTAAAATGGATGCAGAAGGTATTACAGTTACGAAGCAATCGCAACCTATGTATGATTTAATCCAAAAAATGGCAACGAAGTATAAACAAGAAACACACGATTTAGGTTTAACACTTGCGTTTCAACGCGATGGGGTAATGAAGCAAAATTGGCATTATGATTTTGATCGTATGGAACAGGTGCTAACGAATTTAGTGGATAATGCAGCACGTCATACACAGCCTGGAGATACAATTACAATAGCCGCTTCCGAAACACCTACAGATTATATTTTAACCGTGTCAGATACCGGCGTAGGTATAGCACCCGAACATTTAGAAAATGTGTTCGATCGCTTTTATAAAGTAGATGCTTCACGCAAACGTGGTAAGCAAGGTACTGGACTAGGACTCTTTATTACGCGCATGATTGTCGATGCACATGGCGGTCATATTTCTGTTGAAAGCACCGTA
Coding sequences within it:
- the scpB gene encoding SMC-Scp complex subunit ScpB, producing the protein MTLNPNEIMTAILHTVGEDGIERNQLKTILDVDTPTLETLIEQFDIAGLHLQQFGDTLVLTTVEEAEPYIEALIVNKGTTKLSQAAMEVLAIIAYNQPMTRNDIEMIRGINSDGPVKTLIAKGLIEPKQYPETRGQQLYTTDLFLNVFGLENLEGLPTTDEDEEEIENFFSELVNQKGATQ
- a CDS encoding response regulator, encoding MTNEILVVDDEERIRKLLKIYLEREGYDVVEAIDGEEALQLAQTHDYACILLDLMLPKRDGIEVATTLRETKETPIIMLTAKGEENNRVEGFESGADDYIVKPFSPREVVLRVKALLRRTQTHATEHNEPHARDIISFKHLVIDNDAHKVLADETPVNLTPKEYELLIYLAKTPNKVFDREQLLKEVWHYEFYGDLRTVDTHVKRLREKLNRVSSDAAQMIQTVWGVGYKFEVNEQNETPK
- a CDS encoding ATP-binding protein encodes the protein MKRLNSVVIKLWLTILLIVTTVLILLSAALITFMQYYFTQQTENTLFENAKSINHVLEESNDRQSAIRLSDAMLEKNKGMIIVPDFVNHKDKNAIKEKMLDEIKENREFDKVLNNQESVLQHITVNVNGIDRTFVLLGYPSKSYNGQPSAVFIYQDLKSIEDTNNVITIITLITALIFLAITTVFAFFLSTRITNPLRQLKTQAREVARGNYAKRVPVQTKDEIGSLAMTFNKMSRSIQTHIDAITTSKNIRDTLINSMVEGVLGMNHRREIILSNQLATNLLQEMPKALQAKYDAQVNQTFKTQRTEYQEYEINKRFFVIIMSYIERIQPSGESGLVVVMRDMTNEHHMDQVKKDFIASVSHELRTPISLLQGYTESIVDGVVTEPEEIQEFLLIVLDESKRLSRLVNELLNVAKMDAEGITVTKQSQPMYDLIQKMATKYKQETHDLGLTLAFQRDGVMKQNWHYDFDRMEQVLTNLVDNAARHTQPGDTITIAASETPTDYILTVSDTGVGIAPEHLENVFDRFYKVDASRKRGKQGTGLGLFITRMIVDAHGGHISVESTVNVGTQFSIKLPKSHNDDG
- a CDS encoding DUF309 domain-containing protein → MHLHKQLVEFYVQFHQEQHYFLCHDILEEAWKAQNEFSKHDPVVSLILVATGCYHYRRGNFKGAHRSFKKALKTLQRFDSTVYSQLGLQYHLFQQEVSQLILDAESEIPFSPIMLPLTDEMTEEILKYYPHYRPTTTINAAPFILHHHKLRDRAEVIAARAQAQYNKKR
- a CDS encoding pseudouridine synthase gives rise to the protein MTQQLERLQKRIANSGYTSRRKAETLILEGKVTVNGKVVTELGTKVSPSDEVSVEGIPLELEDKLYILFYKPAQVITSVSDDRGRRVVTDYFDDLETRIYPVGRLDYDTSGLLLLTNDGEFTNLMTHPRYKIPKTYIAKIEGYILREQVRALENGIELEDGLTHPAQVKVKKQDKAKNTSLIEITIHEGRNRQVRRMFEHFGFKVTKLSRISFGPLDLKGLGAGEGRVLSPHEVKTLRQLASKGSTK
- a CDS encoding segregation and condensation protein A, giving the protein MYEVKLDAFNGPLDLLLHLIKEFEIDIYDIPMKALTKQYMQYIHAMNQLEINVASEYLVVASELLMIKSRMLLPDINQIDDTDEDPREELVEKLIEYQNFKAYAELLNDKKEARARLYTKTPSDLSHYEKSERMSDDTTIDLTELIVAYQKMKTRVALKKPTRVQIKKETYTIQQSTAHIHQKLQQQSSITFFELFTFNETIEHVVTHFLALLEMAKTGIIQIQQTEAFHNFDITKGVNYDVKS